The Listeria swaminathanii genome segment GCGCACATTTTGAACGAGGCTGTTTGTGAATGGACTGGTTCGGAAACGTTTGTGATGAACGCGGGCATTTTTATGACAGATTTTGAAGCGGGAATTGTAACGGATTTTGATATTCACCAAATGTTACCTCATCCGCTCAACGCGATTGCTTTAACGATGACGGGCGAGGAGCTCGAGATACTGATTGACGGCATTTACCGAAAAAAAGCGGAACTGCAAGATATTCCACTTAGAGGATTCGGCTTCCGCGGCGAGTATTTTGGTACTGTTTTGATGGACCGAGCTGGTTTTGACGCGGAAAATCAAGTGGCTCTTTTTGATAATAAACCAATTGATAAAACACGGGAATACCGGATTGCGACGCATGATACGTTTGTATTCGCGCCATTTTTTCCGATAGTGAAGCAAATTAAACGAAAAGAAGTATATACACCGGAATTACTCCGAGATATTTTAAAATGGAAACTCAAAAAAATGTACGGACAGGAGGAAGACAAGTGACGATTACGATTCAAGATTTAAACTACGAGATTATCACCAATTATCGCGATGCTTTTGACGAGGAAAAGTTAAACGAACGGTTTAGCGATATTCTTGGGCGCTATGATTATATAGTAGGTGACTGGGGTTACGATCAACTTCGGCTGAAAGGCTTTTTCGAAGACGACAACCGCAAAGCCGCGTATGACAACAAGATTAGCACATTGAAAGAGTATATTTATGAATACTGCAATTTTGGTTGTGCTTATTTTGTTATTAAAAAAGTAAAATAGTAAATGAGGTAGTTTGGAATTGAAGAATTATAAAGCGTATTTAATTGATTTAGATGGCACGATGTATCGCGGGGCAGAAGTTATTCCTGAGGCGATCATTTTTATCGAAAACTTAAAACGTGCGGGGCTTCCGTATTTATTTGTAACAAACAATTCAACAAAAACACCTGGGCAAGTAGCAGAACATTTAACTGGCATGGGAATTCAAGCTGTAAGTGACGATGTTTTCACGACTTCCCAAGCAACCGTACAATTTATGCTAGAACAAAAACGTGAAAAATCGGTTTACGTTATCGGTGAACGTGGAATAAAACAAGAACTAACGGATAATGGATTTGAAATAACTTCTAGTAATCCGGCGTTTGTTGTTGTGGGACTTGATCGAGAAGTTGATTATGAGAAATTTTCGAAGGCAGCACTTGCGGTTCGCGGTGGTGCAATGTTTATTTCGACAAACGGCGATGCGGCAATTCCAACTGAACGTGGTTTGCTTCCGGGAAATGGTTCGATTACATCGGTTGTTTCCGTGGCGACAGAAACCGCACCAATTTTTATTGGAAAGCCGGAATCGATTATTATGGAGCAGGCACTTGCAAAACTCGGCGTCCATAAAGACGAAGCAATCATGGTTGGCGACAACTACGAAACTGATATTATGGCGGGAATCAACTACGGCATGGATACATTAATCGTCCACACCGGCTTTACCTCCAAAGAAGCACTACTTACAAAAGAAATCCAGCCTACATATGCTGTAACAAAGCTAACAGATTGGAAATTTAACTAGAAGAGCGGAATTTTTCTGCTCTTTTTTTAATAAGTGGGAGGTTAGGAAATGGTCTCAATTCAAAAAGTAACCAAAGACAATTTTCATGAAACGGCGAAATTACAAGTGCATCCTCATCAAAAAACATTTGTCGCAGAAAACTGGTATTCCATTATTGAAGCAAGTTTTGAAGAAACGTATCATTCGCTTGTTATTTATGCGGACAATACGCCCGTAGGCTATGCGATGTACGGAAAAGATACGGAAGACGGCGAGTTTTGGCTGGTGCGTTTTATGACTGGAAAAGAGCATCAAGGCAAGGGCTACGGCGGGGATGCGTTAGAACAAATTATCGAGATGGTGAAAAACTTACCAGAAAAGCCAGCGCGACTGCGTTTATCTTATGAGCCAGATAACCATGTTGCAGAGAAATTTTATGCGAAATATGGTTTTGAGAAAACAGGTGAAATTATCGACGGGGAGGCAGTTGCTGACTTGTGGTTCAAACGCTAAAAACGGGTATAGAATGAGGACAAGG includes the following:
- a CDS encoding GNAT family N-acetyltransferase, with protein sequence MVSIQKVTKDNFHETAKLQVHPHQKTFVAENWYSIIEASFEETYHSLVIYADNTPVGYAMYGKDTEDGEFWLVRFMTGKEHQGKGYGGDALEQIIEMVKNLPEKPARLRLSYEPDNHVAEKFYAKYGFEKTGEIIDGEAVADLWFKR
- a CDS encoding YutD family protein, with the protein product MTITIQDLNYEIITNYRDAFDEEKLNERFSDILGRYDYIVGDWGYDQLRLKGFFEDDNRKAAYDNKISTLKEYIYEYCNFGCAYFVIKKVK
- a CDS encoding TIGR01457 family HAD-type hydrolase; protein product: MKNYKAYLIDLDGTMYRGAEVIPEAIIFIENLKRAGLPYLFVTNNSTKTPGQVAEHLTGMGIQAVSDDVFTTSQATVQFMLEQKREKSVYVIGERGIKQELTDNGFEITSSNPAFVVVGLDREVDYEKFSKAALAVRGGAMFISTNGDAAIPTERGLLPGNGSITSVVSVATETAPIFIGKPESIIMEQALAKLGVHKDEAIMVGDNYETDIMAGINYGMDTLIVHTGFTSKEALLTKEIQPTYAVTKLTDWKFN